One Plectropomus leopardus isolate mb chromosome 1, YSFRI_Pleo_2.0, whole genome shotgun sequence DNA segment encodes these proteins:
- the crispld2 gene encoding cysteine-rich secretory protein LCCL domain-containing 2 has product MTCAAMTWLPVLSISLLLLCVRDSASLFLPDSKELRQLLSRYEEEANQNSTGNTAGSRTRRAIRWSDREEIVQLHNKLRGGVYPTASNMEFMVWDDDLERSAVNWAEQCQWDHGPQDLLMSIGQNLAVHWGRYRSPAFHVQAWYDEVKDYTYPYPQECNPWCPERCSGPMCTHYTQLVWATTSRVGCAVHMCPRMNVWGEIWENAIYLVCNYSPKGNWIGEAPYQNGRPCSQCPPSYGGGCRNNLCYKDSQRSETEDMNEVEKPQVPLPPRTTAKPAPKPKPSAPKKPVSKPSTPKPTTPRTPPSKTPSNTFLAQNIKCETRLRDKCRGATCNRYNCPANCLNKKGKVWGTLFYDVQSSICRAAIHFGVIDNNGGVVDVTRMDKFPFFVRATKNGIESSSKYKASNAFVVAKVEEMSADCYTTVAEICPFKTPTSKCPRIFCPTDCKSQPSYWSPVIGNNIYADSSSICKAAIHAGVLRADGGYVDVLPLDKRKSYLGILKNGIQSESKSNTEGGSFRVFAVRE; this is encoded by the exons ATGACCTGCGCTGCCATGACCTGGCTCCCCgtcctctccatctccctcctGCTGTTGTGCGTCAGGGACTCGGCGTCCCTCTTCCTGCCCGACTCCAAGGAGCTCAGGCAGCTGCTGAGCCGCTACGAGGAGGAAGCCAACCAGAACAGCACCGGCAACACAGCTGGCAGTAGGACCCGCCGGGCCATCCGCTGGTCTGACCGCGAGGAGATTGTCCAGCTGCACAACAAGCTGAGGGGTGGCGTCTACCCCACTGCCTCCAACATGGAGTTCATG GTTTGGGATGATGACTTGGAGCGCTCTGCTGTTAACTGGGCCGAGCAGTGTCAGTGGGACCATGGACCTCAGGACCTGCTCATGTCTATTGGACAAAACCTGGCTGTTCACTGGGGAAG ATACCGCTCTCCAGCCTTCCATGTCCAGGCCTGGTACGATGAGGTGAAAGACTACACCTATCCCTACCCCCAGGAGTGCAATCCTTGGTGTCCAGAACGCTGCTCCGGGCCCATGTGCACCCATTACACCCAG CTGGTCTGGGCAACCACTAGCCGTGTGGGCTGTGCCGTGCACATGTGTCCGAGGATGAACGTGTGGGGAGAAATATGGGAGAATGCTATTTACCTTGTGTGCAACTACTCCCCAAA GGGCAACTGGATCGGCGAAGCGCCATACCAGAACGGCCGCCCGTGTTCACAGTGCCCTCCCAGCTATGGAGGAGGATGTAGGAATAACCTGTGCTACAAAG ACTCCCAGCGCTCAGAGACTGAGGACATGAATGAGGTGGAGAAGCCTCAGGTTCCTTTGCCACCACGTACCACCGCCAAACCCGCCCCCAAACCTAAACCATCTGCTCCAAAGAAACCAGTGTCCAAACCGTCCACTCCTAAGCCCACCACACCCAGGACGCCACCTTCAAAGACTCCCAGCAACACCTTTCTCG cTCAAAACATTAAGTGTGAGACTAGACTGCGGGACAAGTGTAGAGGCGCAACCTGCAACAG ATATAACTGTCCTGCTAATTGTctgaataaaaaaggaaaagtttggGGAACTCTCTTTTACGATGTG CAATCGAGCATTTGCCGAGCTGCTATTCATTTTGGTGTCATTGACAACAATGGTGGAGTGGTCGACGTCACAAGGATGGACAAGTTTCCATTCTTTGTTAGAGCCACTAAGAATGGCATTGAATCCTCCAG taaatataaagcCAGTAATGCCTTTGTGGTGGCCAAAGTGGAAG AAATGAGTGCTGACTGCTACACCACAGTGGCTGAAATCTGCCCGTTCAAAACGCCCACCTCAAAGTGTCCAAG GATCTTCTGTCCGACTGACTGCAAGTCTCAGCCCTCTTATTGGTCACCTGTGATTGGAAACAACATCTATGCAGAT AGCTCCAGCATTTGTAAAGCGGCCATCCACGCAGGGGTACTGAGAGCAGACGGCGGTTATGTGGATGTTCTGCCACTGGACAAGAGAAAGAGCTATCTTGGAATCTTGAAAAACGGCATCCAGTCTGAGAG CAAGAGCAACACTGAGGGAGGCTCTTTCCGAGTCTTTGCAGTGAGGGAGTGA